A part of Paraburkholderia azotifigens genomic DNA contains:
- a CDS encoding flavodoxin family protein, with product MSASRRILVVYYSRSGTTQRIAELLAAEMGADIEAIREQGAHPARTGARGYVRSLLDALRRREVLVMPPIHDLSAYDAIVVGTPVWASRASAPAVAWVKAQRARIRHLALFCTLGGRGSQPALNQMAKAAGKAPLAVCAITAHDLRRRIDGTKRQGFGQKIRHRLARLRETDWVV from the coding sequence ATGTCCGCGTCACGCAGGATCCTGGTCGTCTACTACTCGCGCAGCGGCACGACGCAGCGCATCGCGGAACTGCTCGCGGCGGAAATGGGCGCCGACATCGAGGCGATCCGCGAGCAAGGCGCGCATCCGGCGCGTACCGGGGCGCGCGGCTACGTGCGCTCGCTGCTCGACGCACTGCGCCGCCGCGAAGTCCTCGTGATGCCGCCGATCCACGATCTGTCCGCCTACGACGCCATCGTGGTCGGCACGCCTGTGTGGGCAAGCCGCGCGTCCGCGCCCGCTGTCGCGTGGGTGAAGGCGCAGCGCGCGCGCATCCGGCATCTCGCGCTGTTCTGCACGCTTGGCGGGCGCGGCAGTCAGCCGGCGCTGAATCAGATGGCGAAGGCAGCGGGCAAGGCGCCGCTGGCCGTCTGCGCGATCACGGCGCATGACTTGCGCCGGCGCATCGACGGCACCAAGCGGCAAGGATTCGGCCAGAAGATCCGGCATCGGCTGGCCAGGCTGCGCGAGACCGACTGGGTCGTGTAG
- a CDS encoding zinc-dependent alcohol dehydrogenase family protein, whose translation MKALVYHGPGEKSLDERPMPELSAPTDAIVRMTRTTICGTDLHILKGDVPTCEPGRILGHEGVGVVHSVGSAVNGLAVGDHVLVSCISSCGQCEYCRRGMYSHCTTGGWILGNRIDGTQAEYVRIPHAQTSLYRIPAGLDEEALVMLSDILPTGFECGVLNGKVQPGSTVAIVGAGPIGLASLLTAQFYSPAQIVMIDPDPNRLEVARRFGATACIDNRHEDAVAQVMALTDSTGVDCAIEAVGVPATFELCEALIAPGGTIANIGVHGVKCDLHIEQLWDRNISITTRLVDTVSTPMLMKTVRAGRLDPKQLITHRFALDDMLAAYETFSHAASTHALKVLIEVS comes from the coding sequence ATGAAAGCACTCGTCTATCACGGTCCCGGCGAGAAGTCGCTCGACGAACGTCCGATGCCGGAACTGTCCGCGCCCACGGATGCCATTGTCCGCATGACGCGCACCACCATTTGCGGCACCGACCTGCACATTCTGAAGGGCGACGTGCCGACCTGCGAACCGGGGCGCATTCTCGGCCATGAAGGCGTGGGCGTCGTGCACAGCGTGGGCAGCGCGGTGAACGGCCTGGCTGTCGGCGATCACGTGCTGGTGTCGTGCATTTCGTCGTGCGGACAGTGCGAATACTGCCGGCGCGGCATGTACTCGCATTGCACAACAGGCGGATGGATTCTCGGCAACCGTATCGACGGCACGCAGGCCGAATACGTACGCATTCCTCACGCGCAGACCAGTCTTTACCGCATTCCCGCCGGCCTCGACGAAGAGGCGCTCGTGATGCTCTCCGACATCCTGCCGACGGGTTTCGAATGCGGCGTGCTCAACGGCAAGGTTCAGCCGGGCAGCACGGTCGCCATTGTCGGTGCGGGCCCGATCGGGCTCGCGTCGCTGTTGACCGCGCAGTTCTATTCGCCCGCGCAGATCGTCATGATCGATCCCGACCCGAACCGGCTCGAGGTCGCACGGCGTTTCGGCGCGACGGCATGCATCGACAACCGTCACGAAGACGCCGTCGCGCAGGTGATGGCGCTCACCGATTCGACGGGCGTGGACTGCGCGATCGAAGCCGTCGGCGTGCCCGCGACGTTCGAGCTCTGCGAAGCGCTGATCGCGCCGGGCGGCACGATTGCGAATATCGGCGTGCACGGCGTGAAGTGCGATCTGCATATCGAACAGCTGTGGGACCGCAACATCTCGATCACGACGCGTCTCGTCGATACCGTCAGCACGCCGATGCTGATGAAAACCGTGCGCGCGGGACGGCTCGATCCGAAGCAGCTGATCACGCATCGCTTCGCGCTCGACGACATGCTGGCCGCGTACGAAACGTTTTCGCACGCGGCCAGCACGCATGCGCTGAAGGTGCTGATCGAAGTTTCCTAG
- a CDS encoding universal stress protein translates to MSYKSILVQLDTGAHAHPRLEIALRVAHQFHARLTGLFTTYIPEPHAFFVMAGTASYYAEHERQRSERSAALERLFHAEAARAKVDGRWISAPGYANDVVPPYARLADLVIAGQADPQDPESFIADQFAEHLLMSAGRPVLLVPASGAHAKLGQRVLVAWDGSREATRAIHDAMPFLSHAADVTLLTVNAMRAEPPAWRIPGSDIALTIARHGVKVNVRELSAGDDAAIGDVLLSQAADAGCDMIVMGAYAHSRLHELVLGGATRTVLRSMTVPVLLSH, encoded by the coding sequence ATGAGTTACAAGAGCATCCTCGTGCAACTCGATACGGGCGCGCATGCGCATCCGCGCCTCGAAATCGCGCTGCGTGTCGCGCATCAGTTTCATGCGCGCCTCACGGGCCTTTTCACCACCTACATCCCCGAGCCGCACGCGTTCTTCGTGATGGCGGGCACGGCGTCCTACTACGCGGAACACGAGCGTCAGCGCAGCGAGCGCAGCGCCGCGCTGGAGCGACTGTTTCATGCGGAGGCCGCGCGCGCGAAGGTCGACGGCCGCTGGATCTCGGCGCCGGGTTATGCGAACGACGTGGTGCCGCCGTACGCGCGCCTCGCCGATCTGGTGATCGCGGGACAGGCCGATCCGCAAGACCCGGAATCGTTCATCGCCGATCAGTTCGCCGAGCATCTGCTGATGTCGGCGGGCCGGCCCGTCTTGCTCGTGCCCGCGAGCGGCGCGCACGCGAAGCTCGGGCAACGGGTGCTCGTTGCGTGGGATGGCAGCCGCGAAGCCACGCGCGCGATCCACGACGCGATGCCGTTTCTCTCGCATGCCGCCGATGTCACGCTGCTCACCGTCAATGCGATGCGCGCCGAACCGCCCGCGTGGCGCATTCCCGGCTCCGACATCGCGCTGACGATCGCGCGTCACGGCGTGAAGGTGAACGTGCGCGAACTCAGCGCCGGCGACGACGCCGCGATCGGCGACGTGCTGCTGTCGCAGGCGGCCGACGCGGGCTGCGACATGATCGTGATGGGCGCGTACGCGCATTCCCGTTTGCACGAACTGGTGCTCGGCGGCGCGACGCGCACCGTGCTCCGGTCGATGACCGTGCCCGTGCTGCTGTCGCATTGA
- a CDS encoding universal stress protein, with protein sequence MSYKTLLVHIDDSRRSDTRIALSLELAQRWDAHLIGLYVVCQDLFRPIFRQDKTLSFAQIEAQEANRRDKAGNAFLAAAERAGRSAEWRAPPGPALDVAMLHARHADLLVLGQEDPNDPTSFVAPHFVGDLVLGAGRPALVLPYAGEVRTLGENVLVAWDGSREAARAAADALPLLQRARHVGIEIVRGHGHGHVHGQHPDAPEGIDVAAWLDAHGVRAAFSTTPHTVGVGAGATLLNRASDLHADLLVTGAYGHARARERVFGGVTRTMLESMTMPVLMSH encoded by the coding sequence ATGAGCTACAAGACCCTGCTCGTCCATATCGACGATAGCCGCCGCAGCGACACGCGCATCGCGCTGTCGCTCGAGCTTGCGCAGCGCTGGGATGCGCATCTGATCGGCCTGTATGTCGTCTGTCAGGATCTGTTCCGGCCGATCTTCCGGCAGGACAAGACGCTGTCTTTCGCGCAGATCGAAGCACAGGAAGCGAACCGCCGCGACAAGGCCGGGAACGCCTTCCTCGCAGCCGCCGAACGTGCCGGACGCAGCGCCGAATGGCGTGCGCCGCCCGGACCCGCGCTCGATGTCGCGATGCTGCACGCGAGGCACGCCGACCTGCTCGTCCTCGGCCAGGAAGATCCGAACGATCCCACTTCGTTCGTCGCGCCGCATTTCGTCGGCGATCTGGTGCTGGGCGCCGGCCGCCCCGCGCTCGTCCTGCCGTATGCGGGCGAGGTGCGCACGCTCGGCGAAAACGTGCTGGTCGCCTGGGACGGCAGCCGTGAAGCCGCGCGCGCCGCCGCCGACGCGCTACCCCTGCTGCAGCGGGCGCGCCATGTCGGCATCGAAATCGTGCGCGGGCATGGGCATGGGCACGTGCACGGGCAGCATCCCGACGCGCCCGAGGGCATCGACGTCGCCGCATGGCTCGACGCGCATGGCGTGCGCGCGGCGTTCTCGACGACGCCGCACACCGTTGGTGTCGGCGCGGGCGCGACGCTGCTCAATCGCGCTTCGGATCTGCACGCGGACCTGCTGGTGACGGGTGCGTACGGCCATGCCCGCGCGCGCGAACGCGTGTTCGGCGGCGTCACGCGGACCATGCTGGAGTCGATGACGATGCCCGTGCTGATGTCGCATTGA
- a CDS encoding response regulator, with product MIKVLLADDHTLVRDGLRHILQSASGFDVAGEACDSATTVALVRATDAHVLVLDLSMPGRNGIDLIRQIKDEEPALRILVLTMHAEQQYAVRAFKAGASGYMTKESASAELVGAVTKVAAGGVYVSLAMAERFAQNLNEPAEALPHQRLSDREFDVFRRIVAGQTITEIAHKLCLSVKTVSTHKTRILEKMQMPNENGLVRYAIRHKLIDDEADL from the coding sequence ATGATCAAGGTTTTGCTTGCCGACGACCACACGCTCGTACGCGACGGGCTGCGCCACATCCTGCAATCCGCGAGCGGATTCGACGTCGCGGGCGAAGCATGCGACAGCGCGACCACCGTTGCGCTGGTCCGCGCCACCGACGCGCACGTGCTGGTGCTCGACCTGTCGATGCCCGGCCGCAACGGCATCGACCTCATCCGGCAGATCAAGGACGAGGAGCCCGCGCTGCGCATTCTCGTGCTGACCATGCACGCCGAGCAGCAATACGCGGTGCGTGCTTTCAAGGCAGGCGCGTCCGGCTACATGACCAAGGAAAGCGCGAGCGCCGAACTGGTCGGCGCCGTGACGAAGGTGGCGGCGGGCGGCGTCTATGTCAGTCTCGCGATGGCCGAGCGCTTCGCGCAGAATCTGAACGAGCCCGCCGAAGCATTGCCGCATCAACGGCTGTCCGACCGGGAATTCGACGTGTTCCGGCGCATCGTCGCCGGTCAGACGATCACCGAGATCGCCCACAAACTCTGTCTGAGCGTCAAGACCGTCAGCACGCACAAGACCCGCATCCTCGAGAAGATGCAGATGCCGAACGAAAACGGCCTCGTGCGCTATGCGATCCGCCACAAGCTCATCGACGACGAAGCCGACCTCTGA
- a CDS encoding response regulator produces the protein MDTAVSAITSKVYLVDAAVEVRRRLARLLGAIAGVEVAGEAEDGDAALEGILAADADIVVLDLRLANGTSLELIQALSRTHPAIIKIVLTNHTARAFRAACEAAGADFFFDKTSEFDAACHTVAGIARARLARP, from the coding sequence ATGGATACCGCCGTGTCAGCCATTACTTCGAAGGTCTATCTCGTCGATGCCGCCGTCGAAGTCAGACGCCGCCTCGCGCGTCTGCTCGGTGCCATCGCGGGCGTCGAGGTGGCCGGGGAGGCCGAAGACGGCGACGCTGCGCTCGAAGGCATTCTCGCCGCGGACGCGGATATCGTCGTGCTCGACCTGCGCCTCGCGAATGGAACCAGCCTCGAACTGATCCAGGCGCTGTCGCGCACGCATCCCGCCATCATCAAGATCGTGCTGACGAACCATACCGCGCGCGCATTTCGCGCCGCCTGCGAGGCAGCAGGCGCCGATTTCTTCTTCGACAAGACATCTGAATTCGATGCGGCCTGCCACACGGTCGCAGGCATTGCACGCGCGCGCCTCGCGCGCCCGTGA
- the fnr gene encoding fumarate/nitrate reduction transcriptional regulator Fnr, protein MLAATELDTDLDTELDAVLAPASPAMRAATVVPIHPVARADKTPQRTSRCSTCAMRALCMPAELSAAELARLDAIICATRSVKRGDTLYRAGDAFHSIYAVRAGSFKTVVMHRDGREHVTGFQIPGEALGLDGVGAGQHSCDAIALEDSAVCIIPFAQLEVICREVKPMQHHIYQMMSSEIVRESSQMMLLGTMSAEQRVATFLLNLSRRFKARGFSAAEFHLRMTREEIGCYLGMKLETVSRMFSKFQRERLVHANGKTIRIVDPEGLARV, encoded by the coding sequence ATGCTTGCCGCAACCGAACTCGACACCGATCTCGACACAGAACTCGACGCCGTCCTCGCGCCTGCGAGTCCGGCCATGCGCGCGGCGACCGTCGTGCCGATTCATCCCGTGGCGCGCGCCGACAAGACACCGCAGCGTACGTCGCGCTGCTCGACGTGCGCGATGCGCGCCCTCTGCATGCCCGCCGAACTGAGCGCCGCCGAACTGGCGCGGCTCGATGCCATCATCTGCGCGACGCGCTCGGTCAAACGCGGCGACACGCTGTATCGCGCGGGCGATGCGTTCCACAGCATTTATGCGGTGCGCGCGGGCTCGTTCAAAACGGTCGTGATGCACCGCGACGGCCGCGAACACGTGACGGGCTTCCAGATTCCCGGCGAGGCGCTTGGACTCGACGGCGTGGGCGCGGGCCAGCACAGCTGCGATGCGATCGCGCTCGAGGACAGCGCCGTCTGCATCATTCCGTTCGCGCAACTCGAAGTGATCTGCCGCGAAGTGAAGCCGATGCAGCATCACATCTATCAGATGATGAGCAGCGAGATCGTCCGCGAATCGAGCCAGATGATGCTGCTCGGCACGATGTCGGCGGAGCAGCGCGTCGCAACGTTTCTGCTGAACCTGTCACGGCGCTTCAAGGCGCGCGGTTTCTCGGCCGCCGAATTCCATCTGCGCATGACGCGCGAGGAAATCGGCTGTTATCTCGGGATGAAGCTCGAAACCGTCAGCCGCATGTTCTCGAAGTTCCAGCGCGAGCGGCTCGTGCATGCAAACGGCAAGACGATCCGCATCGTCGACCCCGAAGGACTCGCACGCGTCTAG
- a CDS encoding Acg family FMN-binding oxidoreductase yields MVHATPHSAWQIDAAQFDHAAPLAEQLRFALQYAVLAPSNHNTQPWRFLVDGNTVQICADRLRALPVVDPFDRELLISCGAALFNLRVALSYFGLAYAITLFPSEADPDVVALVLVSRHGHRDMSLAPLFAAITKRVTTRAPFADEPVPAAVQRALTDACEAEGALVSCLQERADRQAVAHLVEEADHIQFADPRFRRELAAWIHPRRRDDGMPVYGAAVDGLLDFAVPVVSAVVRVFDSGAGVPATHRHLVDGSPLIVGIATARNDREAWLAAGQALERLLLVAAGEGLTASYLNQPIEISTLRVQISGLLHLDATPQLLLRVGRGPHAEHAPRRPLADVLS; encoded by the coding sequence ATGGTTCACGCTACTCCGCATTCGGCCTGGCAGATCGACGCAGCGCAGTTCGATCATGCCGCCCCGCTGGCCGAACAACTGCGCTTCGCGCTTCAGTATGCGGTGCTCGCGCCGTCCAATCACAATACGCAGCCGTGGCGCTTTCTGGTCGACGGCAATACCGTGCAGATTTGCGCGGACCGGCTGCGCGCGCTGCCCGTCGTCGATCCGTTCGACCGGGAGCTGCTCATCAGCTGCGGCGCGGCGCTCTTCAATCTGCGCGTCGCGCTCAGCTATTTCGGGCTTGCCTATGCGATCACGCTGTTTCCGTCGGAAGCGGACCCGGACGTCGTCGCGCTGGTGCTGGTGTCGCGTCACGGTCATCGCGACATGTCGCTCGCGCCGCTGTTCGCCGCGATCACGAAGCGCGTCACCACGCGCGCGCCGTTTGCCGACGAGCCGGTTCCAGCCGCCGTGCAGCGCGCATTGACCGACGCGTGCGAGGCGGAGGGCGCACTGGTCAGCTGCCTGCAAGAGCGTGCCGATCGGCAGGCCGTCGCGCATCTGGTGGAGGAAGCGGACCATATCCAGTTCGCCGACCCGCGCTTCAGGCGCGAACTCGCGGCATGGATTCATCCGCGCCGCCGCGACGACGGCATGCCCGTGTACGGCGCGGCCGTCGACGGACTGCTCGATTTCGCGGTGCCCGTCGTCTCGGCCGTGGTCCGCGTGTTCGACTCGGGCGCGGGCGTGCCGGCCACGCACCGGCATCTGGTCGACGGGTCGCCGCTGATCGTCGGCATCGCGACGGCGCGCAACGACCGCGAGGCGTGGCTCGCCGCCGGGCAGGCACTCGAACGCCTGTTGCTGGTCGCCGCGGGCGAAGGCCTGACGGCGTCCTACCTCAATCAGCCGATCGAGATCAGCACGTTGCGCGTGCAGATCAGCGGCCTGCTGCATCTCGACGCGACGCCGCAACTCCTGCTGCGCGTCGGACGCGGGCCGCACGCCGAGCACGCGCCGAGGCGTCCGCTCGCCGATGTGCTGTCCTGA
- a CDS encoding DUF3564 domain-containing protein, with product MRITLHLDTFECADPAVYAILWLDRDARKWSREGHAVIDLPEWGTLSLTKNCTRILGAVGPESDHVYCELAGLDLLSPQGPFEGESGNVLWYRHAERAPVAGQWHVQWIDETDNEPEHGVFADDEV from the coding sequence ATGAGAATCACCCTTCACCTCGATACGTTCGAATGCGCCGATCCCGCTGTCTATGCGATCCTCTGGCTGGACCGCGACGCGCGCAAATGGTCGCGCGAAGGACACGCGGTCATCGATCTGCCCGAATGGGGCACGCTGTCGCTCACGAAGAACTGCACGCGCATCCTCGGCGCCGTGGGCCCGGAGAGCGATCACGTCTACTGCGAACTGGCGGGTCTCGATCTGCTGTCGCCGCAAGGGCCGTTCGAAGGCGAGTCGGGCAATGTGCTCTGGTATCGGCATGCGGAGCGCGCGCCCGTCGCGGGGCAATGGCATGTGCAATGGATCGACGAGACCGACAACGAGCCGGAACACGGCGTCTTTGCGGACGACGAAGTCTGA
- a CDS encoding PAS domain-containing sensor histidine kinase encodes MATPKNEPSCNARAASVSDIPLEDRYVLLIEAVQDYAIFMLDADGNVSSWNPGAQRIKGYTHDEIVGRHFSTFYTEEDIAAGKPARELQIAADAGHVEDEGWRVRRDGSRFWANVTISAVRDASGALLGFAKVTRDMTDRMRLTELERASEVSAQVQITRENEQKRIARELHDDLGQQLTALKMSVALIEATFAARDDTASLVPQTHALQTEIDAMAMSLRRIAADLRPPLLDDLGLTAALEWLAEDFTKRYGVVATVHVEADEPQFNEFASTTLFRIVQEALTNVARHAAASRVRIELAHDGDRLSLDIEDNGVGANLGSPPGSTSFGLLGIRERVRQLHGTVSYISSPGAGFHISIRVPSAFVR; translated from the coding sequence ATGGCCACGCCGAAGAACGAGCCGTCCTGCAATGCCAGAGCGGCATCCGTGTCGGATATCCCGCTTGAAGACCGCTATGTGCTGTTGATCGAGGCCGTGCAGGACTACGCGATCTTCATGCTCGACGCGGACGGCAACGTCTCCAGCTGGAATCCGGGCGCGCAGCGCATCAAGGGCTATACGCACGACGAAATCGTCGGCCGGCATTTCTCGACTTTCTATACGGAAGAGGACATCGCCGCCGGCAAGCCCGCGCGCGAACTGCAGATCGCGGCAGACGCCGGGCACGTCGAGGACGAAGGCTGGCGCGTGCGGCGCGACGGGTCGCGGTTCTGGGCCAACGTCACCATTTCGGCCGTGCGCGATGCGAGCGGCGCATTGCTCGGCTTCGCGAAAGTGACGCGCGACATGACCGACCGGATGCGCCTCACGGAACTCGAACGCGCAAGCGAAGTGTCGGCGCAAGTTCAGATCACGCGTGAGAACGAGCAGAAACGTATCGCGCGCGAATTGCACGACGATCTCGGGCAACAGCTGACTGCGCTCAAAATGAGCGTCGCGCTGATCGAAGCAACCTTCGCCGCCAGGGACGACACCGCGTCCCTCGTGCCGCAGACCCACGCGCTGCAAACCGAGATCGACGCGATGGCGATGTCGCTGCGCCGTATTGCCGCCGACTTGCGCCCGCCGCTGCTCGACGATCTCGGCTTGACGGCCGCGCTCGAATGGCTCGCCGAGGACTTCACGAAGCGCTATGGCGTCGTCGCGACGGTCCACGTCGAAGCGGACGAACCGCAGTTCAACGAGTTCGCGTCGACCACGCTGTTTCGCATCGTCCAGGAAGCGCTGACCAATGTCGCGCGCCACGCGGCAGCGAGCCGCGTGCGCATCGAGCTTGCGCATGACGGCGACAGGCTGTCGCTCGACATCGAGGACAACGGCGTGGGCGCAAACCTCGGCTCGCCGCCCGGCAGCACGTCGTTCGGCCTGCTCGGCATCCGCGAACGCGTCCGGCAGCTGCACGGCACCGTGTCGTATATCAGTTCTCCCGGCGCGGGCTTTCACATTTCGATCCGCGTGCCCAGCGCTTTCGTGCGTTGA
- a CDS encoding SulP family inorganic anion transporter: MSRATRSSNPAGTAQPGPVMRRVPGIATLRSYQRAWFSHDLIAGIVLITVLVPAGLGYAEAARLPAITGLYATIAAIVAYAAFGPSRILVLGPDSALAALIASIVLPMAAGHPERALPLAGMLAVLSGVFCIGVGVCRLGFLTDLLSKPIRQGYMNGVALTVIMSQAPKLLGFKVDGSNLQQEAAGLLRGIADGKLNEVTCMIGGACLLLILICRRWLPAAPGILVAVVGATLAVALLDLDKRAGVAVVGNVPQGLPMPSFPSMPFHQIVALVPGAIAIGLISLADISVLSRVFAERSGARVDRDQELVALGACNIVAGLFQGFPVTSSSSRTPVAESAGAKTQVAGVVGALCVAALLIFAPTLLRTLPQAALGAVVVAAGLVLFEVRDVFRLLRLRRSEFLQSIACFAGVALIGPIQGIFIAVGLALMAFVWRAWRPYEAVLGRVSGRKGYHDITRHPDARTIPGLVLYRWDAPLFFANADIFRRHVLRAIDTAATPARWVVVAAEPITDVDVTASEILRDFHARLRERQIELCFAEMKGPVKDMLHRYGLFDVMGEQHFFPTIGVAVDTYLAEHDVEWRDWDEEGEPKPRDGQP; this comes from the coding sequence ATGAGTCGCGCGACCCGCAGTTCGAACCCCGCCGGTACTGCCCAACCGGGTCCGGTGATGCGCCGCGTGCCGGGCATCGCGACGTTGCGCTCGTATCAGCGCGCCTGGTTCTCGCACGATCTGATCGCGGGCATCGTGCTGATCACCGTTCTCGTGCCCGCCGGTCTCGGTTATGCGGAGGCCGCGCGGCTGCCCGCTATCACAGGTCTTTACGCAACGATCGCGGCGATCGTCGCCTATGCGGCGTTCGGGCCGAGCCGCATCCTCGTGCTCGGTCCCGACTCGGCGCTCGCGGCGCTGATCGCGTCGATCGTGCTGCCGATGGCGGCCGGCCACCCGGAGCGGGCGCTGCCGCTGGCGGGCATGCTGGCCGTGCTGTCGGGCGTGTTCTGTATCGGCGTCGGCGTGTGCCGGCTCGGCTTTCTCACTGATCTGCTGTCGAAGCCGATTCGCCAGGGCTATATGAACGGCGTCGCGCTGACGGTCATCATGAGCCAGGCGCCGAAGCTGCTCGGCTTCAAGGTCGACGGCAGCAACCTGCAGCAGGAAGCGGCGGGGCTGTTGCGCGGTATCGCCGACGGCAAGCTGAACGAGGTGACGTGCATGATCGGCGGCGCGTGTCTGCTGCTGATTCTCATCTGCAGGCGCTGGCTGCCCGCCGCGCCGGGCATACTCGTCGCCGTCGTCGGCGCGACGCTCGCCGTCGCGCTGCTCGATCTCGACAAGCGGGCCGGCGTGGCCGTGGTCGGCAACGTGCCGCAGGGTTTGCCGATGCCGTCCTTTCCCTCGATGCCATTCCATCAGATCGTCGCGCTGGTGCCAGGCGCAATTGCGATCGGCCTGATTTCGCTGGCCGATATCAGCGTGCTGTCGCGCGTATTCGCGGAACGCAGCGGCGCGCGCGTCGACCGCGATCAGGAACTGGTCGCGCTCGGCGCATGCAATATCGTCGCGGGACTGTTTCAGGGCTTCCCCGTCACGAGCAGTTCGTCGCGCACGCCCGTGGCCGAATCCGCGGGCGCGAAAACGCAGGTGGCAGGCGTGGTCGGGGCGCTGTGCGTGGCCGCGTTGCTGATCTTCGCGCCGACGCTGCTGCGCACGCTGCCTCAGGCCGCGCTCGGCGCCGTCGTTGTCGCGGCGGGACTCGTTCTGTTCGAAGTGCGCGACGTGTTCCGGCTGCTGCGCCTGCGCCGCAGCGAATTTCTTCAGTCGATAGCGTGCTTCGCGGGCGTGGCGCTGATCGGGCCGATCCAGGGCATCTTCATCGCCGTCGGGCTCGCGCTGATGGCCTTCGTCTGGCGCGCGTGGCGCCCCTATGAGGCCGTGCTCGGCCGCGTGTCGGGACGCAAGGGCTATCACGACATCACGCGGCATCCGGATGCCCGGACGATTCCCGGGCTGGTGCTGTATCGCTGGGATGCGCCGCTTTTCTTCGCCAATGCGGATATTTTCCGCAGGCATGTGCTGCGCGCGATCGACACTGCCGCCACGCCCGCCAGGTGGGTCGTGGTCGCCGCCGAGCCGATCACCGACGTCGACGTCACGGCGAGCGAGATTCTGCGCGACTTTCATGCGCGCCTGCGCGAGCGCCAGATCGAACTGTGCTTTGCCGAGATGAAGGGGCCGGTGAAGGACATGCTCCATCGTTACGGGCTGTTCGACGTCATGGGCGAGCAGCACTTCTTCCCGACGATCGGCGTCGCCGTCGATACCTATCTGGCGGAGCACGACGTCGAGTGGCGCGACTGGGACGAGGAAGGCGAGCCGAAGCCGAGGGACGGGCAGCCCTGA
- a CDS encoding YeeE/YedE family protein codes for MGNFTPGFSPAGGLIIGAAAAVLILFNGRIAGISGIPCGLPGATREAAGWRAAFIAGLIAAPGLARMLGKPVMPDIQAGWGELIVAGFLVGIGARSVNARVFVAAMPGGMTAFEWLERSQQTRQEI; via the coding sequence ATGGGGAACTTCACCCCTGGGTTTTCTCCTGCGGGCGGGCTGATCATCGGCGCGGCCGCTGCCGTTCTCATTCTTTTCAACGGGCGCATTGCGGGAATCAGCGGCATCCCCTGCGGTCTGCCGGGCGCGACGCGCGAAGCGGCCGGCTGGCGCGCGGCCTTCATCGCGGGACTGATCGCCGCGCCCGGGCTCGCCCGCATGCTCGGCAAGCCGGTTATGCCCGATATCCAGGCGGGATGGGGCGAACTGATTGTCGCGGGCTTTCTGGTGGGCATCGGCGCGCGTTCCGTCAACGCCCGGGTTTTCGTTGCGGCGATGCCCGGCGGCATGACGGCATTCGAATGGCTCGAACGATCGCAGCAGACGCGTCAAGAAATCTGA